The following proteins come from a genomic window of Flavobacteriaceae bacterium MAR_2010_188:
- a CDS encoding DNA polymerase-3 subunit gamma/tau yields MEHFIVSARKYRPQTFKDVVGQEAITNTLTNAIENNHLAQALLFTGPRGVGKTTCARILAKMINGDGTQTEDEDFAFNIFELDAASNNSVDDIRSLTDQVRIPPQIGNYKVYIIDEVHMLSQSAFNAFLKTLEEPPQHCIFILATTEKHKIIPTILSRCQIFDFKRITVKDAKDYLKYIAEEQGVIAEDDALHIIAQKADGAMRDALSIFDRVVSFAGKNLTRQAVTENLNVLDYETFFESTDLILENDIPKLLVQFNETLAKGFDGHHYINGLASHFRDLMVCKNEATIPLLEVGENTQEKYLLQSKKTSLSFLIEGINKANQCDLNYKSSKNQRLLVELCLMQLASITFDGEKKNSDHYIIPPSYFIAKGIKPVKIDSIPKNDDGHLKKAEELVSVPSIKKEDEVPNSHSSEEISVAEPVVKIDIKNKTKTTSGLSLKSIRAKKEHLINKIDVVVDEANLPRDMVSQEDLNRAWNEYIAKLQKKGEKLNASTLSIDQPKLEGSIIHLTFPNETLKIELEKAQHLLLNFLRKKLNNYDLHLVIKVNQEASKKYAFTAREKYEKLKEKNPNIELLRKTFGLDI; encoded by the coding sequence TTGGAACATTTCATAGTATCGGCACGTAAATACAGACCTCAAACCTTTAAGGATGTTGTAGGACAAGAGGCTATTACCAATACTCTTACCAATGCTATTGAGAACAATCACTTGGCTCAAGCTCTGCTTTTTACCGGTCCTCGTGGTGTGGGTAAAACCACTTGCGCTAGGATTTTAGCCAAGATGATAAACGGTGACGGCACTCAGACGGAAGATGAAGATTTCGCTTTCAATATCTTCGAATTAGATGCCGCCTCCAACAACTCTGTCGATGATATTAGGTCACTTACAGACCAAGTTAGGATTCCACCACAGATAGGAAATTACAAGGTTTATATTATTGATGAAGTACATATGCTTTCTCAATCTGCCTTTAATGCTTTTTTAAAAACATTAGAAGAGCCGCCGCAACACTGTATTTTTATCCTTGCCACAACAGAAAAACATAAAATAATCCCAACGATTCTAAGCCGTTGCCAGATTTTCGATTTTAAGAGAATCACCGTCAAGGATGCCAAAGACTATTTAAAATATATCGCAGAAGAACAAGGCGTAATCGCAGAAGATGATGCCTTACATATCATTGCTCAAAAGGCAGATGGAGCTATGAGGGATGCCCTTTCAATCTTTGATAGGGTCGTAAGTTTCGCCGGAAAAAATCTCACTCGACAAGCGGTTACAGAGAACTTAAATGTTCTAGACTACGAAACATTTTTTGAGAGCACCGATCTTATTTTAGAAAATGATATTCCTAAGCTATTAGTACAGTTTAACGAGACTCTCGCTAAAGGATTTGACGGACATCATTATATAAACGGTCTAGCGTCTCATTTCCGTGATCTTATGGTCTGTAAAAATGAAGCTACCATCCCACTTTTAGAAGTTGGGGAAAATACCCAAGAAAAGTATTTGCTTCAATCTAAAAAAACCTCCTTAAGCTTTCTGATTGAAGGGATTAATAAAGCTAACCAATGCGACTTAAATTATAAGTCTAGCAAAAACCAGCGGCTCTTGGTAGAGCTTTGTTTGATGCAGTTGGCCTCTATCACTTTCGATGGAGAAAAAAAAAATAGCGATCACTACATAATACCGCCTTCTTACTTCATTGCGAAAGGGATTAAACCGGTAAAAATCGATTCGATTCCAAAGAATGACGATGGACATTTAAAAAAAGCTGAAGAATTAGTTTCTGTTCCGAGCATTAAGAAAGAGGACGAAGTTCCAAATTCCCATTCGTCAGAAGAAATCTCGGTTGCAGAACCGGTGGTTAAAATCGACATTAAAAATAAAACCAAGACTACCTCCGGACTTTCATTGAAAAGTATTAGGGCCAAGAAAGAGCATCTAATCAATAAAATTGATGTTGTAGTAGATGAAGCAAATCTTCCGCGAGATATGGTTTCGCAGGAGGATCTTAATCGCGCGTGGAATGAATATATCGCAAAGCTTCAAAAAAAAGGAGAAAAGTTAAATGCCTCTACCCTATCAATTGATCAGCCAAAATTGGAAGGCAGCATCATACATCTAACCTTTCCTAATGAAACGCTTAAGATAGAGCTCGAAAAAGCACAGCATTTACTGCTGAATTTTCTTAGAAAGAAGTTGAATAATTATGATCTTCATTTAGTTATTAAGGTAAATCAGGAAGCTTCTAAAAAATATGCTTTTACGGCCAGAGAAAAATATGAAAAGCTTAAGGAAAAAAATCCAAATATCGAGCTTTTGAGAAAAACCTTTGGTTTGGATATTTAG
- a CDS encoding Protein N-acetyltransferase, RimJ/RimL family — translation MFEKKLENNRVVLEILTHDNFLKVNNIANEENPIQYSPSYISTPESLNSYFEEALNLQNEGKAIAYIIYDTLLHAYAGSTRFGNIDYHNKVLHIGWTWLGSKFQSTGLNKNIKYLMLSHAFENMKFEKVEFRIDERNLKSRKAIESIGAQLEGILRSNVVMIDEFRRNTCCYGIVRAEWREIKEELQKKL, via the coding sequence ATGTTCGAAAAAAAATTAGAAAATAATCGGGTAGTACTTGAAATTTTAACCCATGATAACTTTTTGAAGGTTAATAACATAGCGAATGAGGAAAACCCTATTCAATATTCTCCTTCGTATATCTCAACCCCAGAATCCTTAAATTCTTATTTTGAAGAAGCTCTAAATCTTCAAAATGAGGGAAAGGCTATAGCCTATATTATTTATGATACGTTGCTACATGCTTATGCTGGTTCTACCAGATTTGGAAATATTGATTATCATAATAAAGTATTACATATTGGCTGGACTTGGTTGGGCTCAAAATTTCAATCTACTGGCTTAAACAAGAATATTAAATATTTAATGCTTAGCCATGCTTTTGAGAACATGAAATTTGAGAAGGTGGAGTTTAGAATTGATGAAAGAAATTTAAAATCCCGAAAAGCGATAGAGTCTATCGGAGCGCAGTTAGAAGGAATCTTAAGAAGCAATGTTGTGATGATCGATGAATTCCGAAGAAATACTTGCTGTTACGGTATCGTTAGAGCTGAGTGGCGGGAAATAAAGGAAGAGCTTCAAAAGAAATTATAA
- a CDS encoding 1-acyl-sn-glycerol-3-phosphate acyltransferases: MRWLARFIYFKVLGWQIVGNKNFSTDTVKKCVIIALPHTSWHDFYIGILLRKIANVKTNFVAKKELFKGPLGWYLKSVGGSPLDRTSSQNKVEVITELFKNKEEFRLTLAPEGTRKKVLKWKTGFYYIAKAAGVPIIMFTLDFGKKQNKISEPFYPTDNIEADFEYMRSFFEGALGKISHYT; the protein is encoded by the coding sequence ATGCGTTGGCTGGCCAGATTTATTTATTTTAAAGTACTGGGCTGGCAAATCGTCGGCAATAAAAATTTCTCCACAGACACAGTTAAAAAATGCGTTATTATTGCACTGCCACATACTAGCTGGCACGATTTCTATATTGGAATATTACTTCGGAAAATTGCTAACGTAAAGACAAATTTTGTTGCTAAGAAAGAACTTTTTAAAGGGCCTTTAGGCTGGTATCTCAAATCAGTAGGGGGCTCACCTTTAGACCGAACCTCGAGTCAGAATAAAGTAGAAGTAATTACCGAACTGTTCAAAAACAAAGAAGAATTTAGATTGACCTTGGCTCCAGAAGGAACGAGAAAGAAGGTTCTAAAATGGAAAACCGGTTTTTACTACATTGCAAAGGCGGCCGGCGTGCCGATAATAATGTTCACCTTGGACTTTGGGAAAAAGCAAAATAAGATTTCAGAACCTTTTTATCCGACCGATAATATTGAAGCTGATTTCGAATATATGAGGTCATTTTTCGAAGGCGCACTGGGTAAGATTTCTCATTACACCTAG
- a CDS encoding Por secretion system C-terminal sorting domain-containing protein: MAKITLRRISLILILLIFQNSLLLAQRTTIELSIKKQIELSDQAIEAEILSSESFWDSEHHNIYTKHTLKVYKVFKGQNSATVDMIVPGGVLDFEAEKVSHSIELKQGDVGMFMLRSTENSRKFSSSTTQLIFEAVGADQSYFRYDLATNRAANPYQKLDDISNKLYTEVIEASNLSEPLVISDLNVLLPNKTSNKRLTEVYRKVNSFSATEYTAGTNAVLTVTGEGFGVEKGTVAFSNADYGGYLKTDVLPSQILSWTDSEIKVEIPEFAGTGLFTIKTTDGSTVDSSSPITINYAQTNMEYNLGSGNTAFNTRHIATNGEGGYSFTMNSNFASSGAKPAFMAALENWSCQTGINWEMSSDITNENRDVEDGINLITFDENNSMPASKLAQCKSRYKACYEDGSLKWYVTEMDLIFNDRSDWNFSEAAPGNSAVDLQSVALHELGHGHQLNHVIDMNKIMHYSIVAGDMKREIGAYDLAGALDVESRSTSAAICGRLSMTNVSCSTLDTEDFVLNSELTFFPNPAKDYVNINNKGNSVIKAIEIYAINGSKIQRVNYSNPQKILFNVSHLAQGLYMMNIETDFGNVMHKLVVN; this comes from the coding sequence ATGGCAAAAATTACTCTAAGAAGAATTTCGCTTATATTAATTCTTCTCATTTTTCAAAATAGCCTGCTTTTAGCGCAGAGAACGACCATCGAACTTTCGATAAAAAAACAGATAGAATTATCTGATCAAGCCATTGAAGCAGAGATTCTTTCTAGTGAATCTTTTTGGGACTCGGAACATCATAACATATATACGAAGCACACTTTAAAAGTCTATAAAGTATTTAAGGGTCAGAACTCTGCGACTGTAGACATGATTGTGCCTGGTGGTGTTTTAGATTTTGAAGCTGAAAAAGTTTCACACTCTATCGAGCTTAAACAAGGTGATGTTGGAATGTTTATGTTAAGATCAACCGAGAATTCTAGAAAATTTTCAAGCTCAACTACCCAATTAATTTTTGAAGCGGTCGGCGCTGATCAAAGTTATTTTAGATACGATTTAGCAACGAACAGGGCGGCTAATCCTTATCAAAAACTAGATGATATTTCTAATAAATTATACACAGAGGTAATTGAAGCTTCAAATTTATCCGAGCCTTTAGTTATTTCAGATTTAAATGTTCTTTTACCTAATAAGACTTCAAACAAACGTTTGACCGAAGTATATAGAAAAGTAAATTCATTCAGCGCTACCGAGTATACTGCCGGTACCAATGCAGTTTTGACTGTTACAGGAGAAGGCTTTGGAGTAGAGAAGGGGACAGTGGCTTTTAGTAATGCAGATTACGGTGGGTATCTTAAAACAGATGTGCTGCCTTCCCAAATTCTAAGCTGGACCGATTCCGAAATTAAAGTTGAAATCCCGGAATTTGCTGGGACTGGCTTATTCACCATCAAAACTACAGACGGGTCAACCGTTGATTCTTCTAGTCCAATAACTATAAATTACGCCCAAACAAATATGGAATATAATCTAGGTAGTGGCAATACGGCCTTTAATACTAGACATATCGCGACTAATGGTGAAGGAGGTTACAGCTTTACTATGAATTCTAATTTTGCAAGTTCTGGTGCTAAACCAGCTTTTATGGCAGCTCTAGAGAATTGGTCTTGCCAAACTGGTATTAATTGGGAAATGAGTTCTGATATTACAAATGAGAATCGGGATGTAGAAGACGGGATTAATTTAATCACCTTCGATGAGAATAACTCCATGCCAGCTAGTAAACTCGCTCAGTGCAAATCAAGATATAAAGCCTGTTACGAAGACGGAAGCCTTAAATGGTACGTGACCGAAATGGATTTAATTTTTAATGATAGAAGTGATTGGAATTTCAGTGAAGCGGCTCCCGGTAATTCTGCGGTAGACTTACAAAGTGTGGCACTTCATGAACTTGGCCACGGCCATCAATTAAATCATGTTATCGATATGAATAAGATTATGCATTACTCAATCGTTGCTGGTGATATGAAAAGAGAAATAGGTGCATATGACCTTGCTGGAGCTTTGGATGTAGAATCAAGAAGTACTTCAGCAGCCATATGCGGAAGATTATCCATGACCAATGTTTCTTGTTCTACTTTAGATACTGAAGATTTTGTTTTGAATAGCGAATTAACCTTTTTTCCTAATCCGGCTAAAGATTATGTAAACATAAATAACAAAGGAAACTCCGTAATCAAGGCAATTGAAATTTATGCGATTAATGGAAGTAAGATTCAACGAGTTAATTATTCAAATCCTCAAAAAATCCTATTTAATGTTTCCCATTTGGCACAGGGTCTATACATGATGAATATAGAAACAGACTTTGGGAATGTCATGCACAAACTTGTGGTGAATTAG
- a CDS encoding 3-deoxy-alpha-D-manno-octulosonate 8-oxidase (manually curated): MNYKNFPMVSRVVFGRGSFNQLGEIISEKRINSNSPFIYLVDDVFKGKSWLTSRIPIGYKDEIIYVSAAEEPKTSQVDELVENIILNHSAKPSGIIGIGGGTLLDLAKAVSIMLNNNGKTEDYQGWDLVKNPAIYHVGIPTISGTGAEVSRTTVLTGPEKKLGINSDFTPFDQVILDPELTKDVPKDQWFYTGMDCFIHCIESLNGTYLNSFSQSYGEKAFELCKDIFLENDLAEKEMQDKLMMASWHGGMSIAYSQVGVAHAMSYGLSYVLGTKHGIGNCIVFDQLEEFYPEGVEMFKRMKELHEIELPKNLCMDLSEEEYDTMISIALSLKPLWENALGRNWQNQITPAKLKTLYQKM; encoded by the coding sequence ATGAATTATAAAAATTTCCCGATGGTGTCTAGAGTTGTCTTTGGACGCGGTAGTTTTAATCAACTTGGAGAAATAATTTCAGAAAAGAGAATAAATTCAAATTCACCATTTATTTATTTGGTAGACGATGTCTTTAAGGGAAAATCTTGGTTAACCTCAAGAATCCCGATAGGTTATAAAGATGAAATAATCTATGTTTCTGCAGCTGAAGAACCTAAAACCTCTCAAGTAGATGAGTTGGTAGAAAATATAATTCTCAATCATTCTGCAAAACCTTCAGGTATTATAGGAATAGGAGGTGGGACACTTTTAGACCTTGCCAAGGCAGTTTCTATTATGTTGAATAACAATGGAAAGACTGAAGATTATCAAGGTTGGGATTTGGTCAAAAATCCTGCAATTTATCACGTTGGGATACCTACTATCTCTGGCACCGGTGCCGAAGTTTCTAGAACCACCGTACTTACAGGTCCGGAAAAGAAATTGGGGATAAATTCCGATTTCACCCCGTTTGACCAAGTTATATTAGATCCAGAATTGACCAAGGATGTTCCAAAAGACCAATGGTTTTATACTGGGATGGATTGTTTTATTCATTGTATAGAATCCTTAAATGGTACTTATCTTAATTCTTTTAGCCAATCCTACGGCGAAAAAGCGTTTGAGCTTTGTAAAGACATTTTCCTAGAAAACGATCTTGCTGAAAAGGAAATGCAGGATAAATTAATGATGGCTTCTTGGCATGGAGGTATGAGTATTGCCTATTCTCAAGTAGGTGTGGCGCATGCAATGAGCTATGGACTTTCTTATGTTTTGGGAACTAAACATGGGATTGGTAACTGCATAGTCTTTGACCAATTGGAAGAATTTTATCCTGAAGGCGTCGAAATGTTTAAGAGAATGAAGGAGCTTCATGAAATTGAACTGCCAAAAAATCTCTGTATGGATCTTTCTGAAGAAGAATACGATACCATGATCAGCATTGCACTAAGCTTAAAGCCGCTATGGGAGAATGCCCTGGGGCGCAATTGGCAAAATCAAATAACTCCAGCAAAACTCAAGACTTTATACCAAAAAATGTAA
- a CDS encoding 16S rRNA (guanine(966)-N(2))-methyltransferase RsmD → MRIISGEHKGRKIKTPNNLPVRPTKDMAKEALFNILNNHFYFDEVHVLDLFSGTGSISYEFASRGAVHIVAVENNPTNLKFINEMVDSLSFPIDVKPSDVYQFLEKESHKYDIIFADPPYSFSDEEFAQISFLVFKNSLLEKNGLLVIEHSKAMDLSALEHYKYSRNYGGSVFSFFGLPETDEEE, encoded by the coding sequence ATGCGGATAATTTCAGGAGAACATAAAGGCAGAAAGATTAAAACTCCAAATAATTTGCCGGTGCGACCGACAAAGGATATGGCCAAGGAAGCACTTTTCAATATATTGAATAATCATTTCTATTTTGATGAAGTTCATGTTTTAGACCTATTTTCAGGCACAGGAAGCATCAGTTATGAGTTTGCCTCTCGAGGAGCAGTGCACATTGTTGCGGTAGAGAATAACCCAACCAACCTCAAATTCATAAATGAGATGGTAGATTCTCTTTCTTTCCCGATTGACGTGAAGCCATCTGACGTATACCAATTTCTGGAAAAGGAAAGCCATAAATACGATATCATCTTCGCCGATCCACCCTATTCATTTTCGGATGAAGAGTTTGCACAGATTAGTTTTCTGGTTTTTAAGAATTCTCTTTTAGAGAAAAATGGTTTGCTTGTGATAGAACATTCAAAAGCAATGGACCTCTCTGCGCTAGAGCACTATAAATATTCTAGAAATTACGGCGGAAGTGTTTTTAGTTTCTTTGGATTACCGGAAACCGACGAAGAAGAATAA
- a CDS encoding exodeoxyribonuclease-5, with protein sequence MNASDFYKILIEDFPFKPTSKQLVAIDQLSEFVFDITPNRLYLLKGYAGTGKTSIIGTLVSNLWKAKKSAVLMAPTGRAAKVISNYSSKEAFTIHKKIYFPKKDKGGGVRFVMQPNKHRNTIFIVDEASMIPDDPADSKLFENGSLLDDLMQYVYQGYRCKLLLIGDMAQLPPVKSDLSPALDAGILNMTYNKEVISIELDEVVRQGLDSGILENATRIREVIEDEMFDRFKFNLGGFPDIVRLIDGFEIMDAINDSYSANGHEETSIIVRSNKRANLYNQQIRERILFNEHELCAGDFLMVVKNNYFWVKPTSDAGFIANGDIIEVLEIFNIIELYGFRFAEVKIQMVDYPKMSPFETVLLLDTLTSESPSLKYEDSNRLYLEVQKDFADEKSNYKRFLKIKNNKHFNSLQVKFAYAMTCHKSQGGQWNTIFVEQPYLPNGVDKEYLRWLYTAVTRAKEKLYLIGFKDEFFLN encoded by the coding sequence ATGAACGCCTCAGATTTCTATAAAATCCTCATTGAGGATTTTCCATTTAAACCAACATCCAAGCAACTTGTTGCTATTGACCAGTTGAGTGAATTCGTTTTCGATATCACCCCAAATCGCCTATATCTTTTAAAGGGATACGCTGGTACGGGTAAAACAAGTATCATTGGTACCTTGGTTTCAAATCTCTGGAAGGCTAAGAAAAGTGCCGTTTTAATGGCGCCCACGGGTCGTGCGGCGAAAGTAATCTCTAATTACTCTTCTAAGGAGGCTTTTACGATACACAAGAAAATTTATTTCCCGAAAAAGGATAAGGGCGGCGGCGTAAGGTTTGTGATGCAACCCAACAAACATAGAAATACCATCTTTATTGTTGATGAGGCTTCGATGATTCCAGATGACCCGGCAGATTCCAAGCTTTTCGAGAATGGCTCTTTATTAGATGATCTGATGCAATATGTTTATCAAGGTTATCGCTGTAAATTGTTGTTGATTGGGGATATGGCGCAATTACCTCCAGTAAAGTCAGATTTAAGCCCAGCTCTAGATGCGGGAATATTGAATATGACCTATAATAAAGAAGTGATTTCAATTGAATTGGATGAAGTGGTAAGACAAGGTCTAGATTCTGGAATCCTTGAAAATGCCACAAGAATCAGGGAAGTAATCGAAGATGAAATGTTCGATAGGTTTAAGTTTAACCTTGGTGGATTCCCCGATATCGTAAGATTAATCGATGGGTTTGAAATTATGGATGCCATCAACGATTCCTACAGCGCCAACGGACACGAAGAAACTTCCATCATCGTGAGAAGCAATAAAAGGGCAAATCTTTACAATCAACAGATACGTGAGCGCATCCTTTTTAATGAACATGAATTGTGTGCCGGCGATTTTCTTATGGTGGTAAAGAATAATTATTTTTGGGTGAAGCCAACTTCAGATGCTGGTTTTATTGCCAACGGTGATATTATTGAAGTCCTAGAGATTTTCAATATTATAGAACTTTACGGGTTTAGATTTGCTGAAGTGAAGATTCAAATGGTAGATTATCCTAAAATGTCACCTTTTGAGACCGTTTTACTTTTAGATACTTTGACTTCGGAATCACCTTCCTTAAAATATGAAGATTCCAACCGTCTCTATCTAGAAGTGCAAAAAGATTTCGCAGATGAGAAATCCAACTATAAACGGTTTTTAAAGATTAAGAATAACAAGCATTTTAATTCGCTTCAGGTAAAATTTGCCTATGCCATGACCTGTCACAAATCGCAAGGAGGGCAATGGAATACTATTTTTGTTGAACAACCTTATCTTCCAAACGGGGTGGACAAAGAATATCTACGCTGGCTATACACCGCAGTTACTCGTGCCAAGGAGAAATTATATTTGATAGGTTTTAAGGATGAATTTTTTCTAAATTAG
- a CDS encoding protein of unknown function (manually curated), translating to MSETIISIALGIGLSASVGFRIFVPLLALSAASYFGLWELNESWQWIGSLTSLVTFGIATLLEIAAYMIPFVDNLLDTIAIPLASVAGTAVMVSTVADLSPVVTWALAIIAGGGTAAAIKGTVGGARLTSSASTAGLANPVISVVESLSSIAIAIISIFLPIVAIILAAIIIYFLFRLYRKIKPKAR from the coding sequence ATGTCAGAAACAATCATCAGTATAGCTTTAGGAATCGGTCTTTCTGCCTCGGTCGGTTTCAGGATATTCGTGCCCCTTCTGGCATTGAGCGCTGCATCTTATTTTGGTCTTTGGGAGCTTAACGAATCTTGGCAGTGGATTGGTAGTCTTACATCTTTGGTCACATTTGGCATTGCAACCTTGTTAGAAATTGCCGCATACATGATTCCTTTTGTAGATAATCTTTTGGATACGATTGCGATACCTCTAGCCTCGGTTGCCGGGACGGCGGTGATGGTTTCTACGGTCGCAGATTTAAGTCCAGTGGTTACTTGGGCTCTAGCAATCATCGCGGGCGGCGGCACGGCCGCAGCAATTAAAGGAACCGTGGGTGGTGCACGGTTAACATCTTCTGCAAGTACTGCAGGATTAGCAAATCCCGTAATTTCCGTGGTGGAATCTTTATCTTCGATCGCTATTGCGATAATTTCAATTTTCTTGCCCATTGTCGCGATTATTTTAGCGGCAATCATAATTTATTTTCTATTCAGGTTATACCGAAAGATTAAACCGAAGGCTCGGTGA
- a CDS encoding putative hydrolase of the HAD superfamily, whose product MEIDYSNIKVIGFDADDTLWVNETYFREAEDKFAKLLSKYETANKIDQELFKKEIENLPLYGYGVKGFVLSMVESALELSNHHVSNNIINEILEIGKDMLNKPVELLEGVEETLKSLNKDFRIILVTKGDLLDQERKLKKSGLSTYFHHIEIVSDKKVDNYSNLLKSLDIDASEFLMVGNSLKSDVLPLISLGAKAVHIPFHTTWMHEQIEDQDHKADDYQTLESLKQLKAIFERERQLR is encoded by the coding sequence ATGGAAATAGATTATTCTAACATAAAAGTAATCGGTTTTGATGCGGATGACACGCTTTGGGTAAACGAAACTTATTTTCGGGAAGCCGAAGACAAATTCGCCAAATTATTGTCTAAATACGAAACCGCCAATAAAATCGATCAAGAGCTTTTTAAAAAGGAAATCGAAAATCTGCCCTTATATGGTTATGGTGTAAAGGGATTTGTACTATCAATGGTAGAAAGTGCTTTAGAACTGTCTAACCATCACGTTTCCAACAACATCATCAACGAAATCTTGGAGATAGGAAAAGATATGTTGAATAAACCGGTAGAACTTCTTGAAGGAGTGGAGGAAACCTTAAAATCCTTAAATAAGGATTTTAGAATTATCTTGGTGACTAAAGGCGATTTATTGGATCAAGAACGAAAATTGAAAAAGTCTGGTCTATCGACCTATTTTCATCATATAGAAATCGTTAGTGATAAAAAGGTAGATAATTATTCAAACCTTTTGAAAAGTTTGGACATCGATGCTTCGGAATTTTTAATGGTAGGTAATTCGTTGAAATCAGATGTTTTACCATTGATTTCGTTAGGAGCGAAGGCGGTTCATATACCATTTCACACTACTTGGATGCACGAGCAAATTGAAGATCAAGACCATAAGGCAGACGATTACCAAACGTTAGAAAGTTTAAAACAATTAAAGGCGATTTTCGAAAGAGAGCGCCAATTAAGATAG
- a CDS encoding 3-deoxy-manno-octulosonate cytidylyltransferase (CMP-KDO synthetase), which translates to MIPARYSASRFPAKLMQNLAGKTVILRTFEATVATGLFDEVFVVTDSEIIFDEISNNGGKVLMSKKQHESGSDRIAEAVADVEADIVVNVQGDEPFTDRESLSKLLQVFKEDHSKEIALASLMVELHDWDDINNPNTVKVIVDQNNFALYFSRSPIPFPRDKGPNTRYFKHKGIYAFRKQALLDFAILPMRFLEATEKIECIRYLEYGKKIKMVETDVEGVEIDTPEDLEHAKKIWK; encoded by the coding sequence ATGATTCCTGCGCGTTACAGTGCTTCAAGATTTCCTGCAAAATTAATGCAGAATCTTGCTGGTAAAACCGTTATTCTCAGGACTTTTGAAGCCACCGTCGCAACAGGACTTTTCGATGAAGTTTTCGTGGTTACCGATAGTGAAATCATTTTTGACGAGATTTCTAACAACGGCGGAAAAGTTCTGATGAGCAAAAAACAGCACGAATCCGGTAGCGATCGTATTGCAGAAGCTGTTGCAGACGTGGAGGCAGATATCGTAGTGAATGTGCAAGGCGACGAACCTTTTACGGATCGGGAGAGTCTATCAAAATTATTACAGGTTTTTAAAGAAGATCATTCCAAAGAAATAGCTTTGGCGTCTTTGATGGTAGAATTGCATGATTGGGACGATATCAACAATCCAAATACGGTAAAGGTAATTGTAGACCAAAATAACTTTGCCTTGTATTTTTCTAGAAGTCCCATTCCTTTCCCAAGAGATAAAGGACCAAACACCCGCTATTTTAAACACAAGGGAATCTATGCTTTTAGAAAACAAGCTTTATTGGATTTTGCAATACTGCCAATGCGCTTTTTAGAAGCCACCGAAAAAATTGAATGTATAAGATATCTTGAGTACGGAAAGAAAATTAAAATGGTTGAAACCGACGTAGAAGGCGTAGAAATAGATACACCTGAAGATTTGGAACACGCCAAGAAAATATGGAAATAG
- a CDS encoding Ketosteroid isomerase-related protein gives METLIESFYAAFNKCDSETMIRCYHDRIIFSDPAFGMLEGEHAKNMWRMLCKSQRGKDFRVDLKDVKLFDDRATADWEAFYNFSKTGRRVHNIVHAEFLFEDDKIVKHSDFFDLHNWAKQALGWKGLILGNTSFFRNQIQKQTNNMLSRFENSK, from the coding sequence ATGGAAACTCTTATCGAATCTTTTTATGCTGCCTTCAACAAATGCGATTCTGAAACAATGATTCGCTGCTATCATGATAGGATTATTTTTAGTGATCCGGCCTTTGGAATGTTAGAAGGTGAACACGCGAAAAATATGTGGCGTATGCTTTGTAAATCCCAAAGAGGTAAAGATTTTAGGGTCGACTTAAAGGATGTTAAATTATTTGATGATCGAGCAACGGCAGACTGGGAAGCTTTTTATAATTTCAGCAAAACTGGTCGCAGGGTGCATAATATTGTCCACGCGGAGTTCCTATTCGAAGATGACAAAATTGTGAAACACTCTGATTTTTTTGATCTTCATAACTGGGCCAAACAAGCGTTAGGATGGAAAGGTCTTATTTTAGGCAATACCTCTTTCTTTCGCAACCAAATACAAAAGCAGACCAATAACATGCTCAGCAGATTCGAAAACAGTAAATAA